From the genome of Rhizobacter sp. AJA081-3:
TGGGCGCGGCCCAGGCTGCGGATCAGCTCGGCCAGCGGCTGCAGGTGCGCCAGCAGCGCGCTGATGCGCTGGGCCTCGCGCCATTCGCGCGCCGTGAGCCGGCCGCGCAGTTCGTCCCAGCGCAGGTGGGCGAGGTCGCCCAGGCCCTGCATCAGCGCGAGCGCTTCTTCCCAGCCGCTCTTCTCGACGGCCCACTCCTCGCGAAAGCCCTGCGCGCTCGCCGCGATGGCCTGGGTGCGCGTCAGCCGCGGCTGCAGGTCGATGATGCGATCCAGGTGCCACAGCATCGTGCGAAGCACCTGCTCGGCGAGCGCAGGGACGCCGTGGGTGAGTTGCGGCAGGTCGAGTTCACCGATGGCCGTGCGCAGCGGCATCAGCGCCTGCGCATCGCCGAAGTCCAGCCTCTCGTCAGGCAGCTGTCCACGCTCCAGCGCGTCGAGCCAGCCGCGCAGGTCGGCCAGCCGCGCGGCGCTGTTGCCGCAGGCAGTCACCAGCCCCGGCAGCCACAGCTCGCGCGGCAGGGCGGCGAGCCGGTCGTAGGGCGCGTCGATCGGCCCCATGGACTCAGGCGCCAATGGCGATGGGCTCCGGCGCCTGCTGCGGCAGGGCCTCGTCGATCGGCAGCGCAGCGAAGCCTTCGCGCGCGTGCGCCAGACGGGCGAGCAGCGAGTCGAGGATGGCGATCGTGCGGCGGCGGTTGCCGGTCAGCGTGGCCGCGAGCGAGGGGGGCAGCCAGACGCGGCCCTCGAGAGCGCGCTCCAGTTCGGCCAAGGCCGCGCGCAACGCGGGCAAGGGTTCGGCGGCACGCGCCGTGACCTCATCGACCTGGGCGAGCCGCGCGGCCACGTGCACCGGGCTCCAGCGGCGGCGCATCGCGTCTTCCAGCGAGGTGGTGACCATGCGCAGCATGCCGGTCTCGCCGGCGCCGCCGATGGCACGCGCCAGCGCGAGCTTGCCGGCGCTGTCGTCGGCGCCGTCGGCCGGCATGGAGAGCTCGATCTCCAGCTGCTTCTCGAAGGCCTCGACGGCGCGGGTGAGCCAAGGCGCCTCGTGCACCGTGGCCTGCGCCACCTCGGCGATGAACCACTCGTGCAGCGCCGGCACCTGCGCCGGCTGCGCAGCCACCACATAAGGCACGAGCCAGAGGTCGAGCGTGTCGACGGCGGCGCGGCCTTCGGTGTGCGCAGCGCTGCGCAGCAGGGCGACGAGCTGCCGCCAGCGGCGGTCCGACACCGTGATGCCCTGCGACGCAGCGAAGCCACGCAGCGCGCCCAGCGCCTCCAGCACACCGGCGGGCAGTTCTACCTGCTCGCGTTGAACCAGCGCGTCGCGCAGCTCGTCGTTCGACACCGGCACGGCGGCGGCCGGCGCGCCGGGCTGCAGCGTCAGCAGAGCGGCAAACGCCGCATCGCTGACGCCGGCCACCGGCACCCGCACCAGGAAGCGGTCGTGGAAGGCCATCAGCGCCTCTTCGGCCGGCACCTCGTTGGTCGCCCCGACCACGCAGATCAGCGGCGTGCGCACGCGCGCGCTGCCGTTGTCGAACTCGCGCTCGTTGAGCAGCGTGAGCAGCGCGTTGAGGATCGCCGAATTGGCCTTGAACACCTCGTCGAGGAAGGCGATGCTGGCCGTGGGCAGGTAGCCGTCGACCAGGCGCTCGTAGCGGTCGTGCTCCAGCGCCTTCAGCGACAGCGGGCCGAACAGCTCCTCGGGAGTCGAGAAGCGCGTGAGCAGCCGCTCGAAGTAGCGTGCGCCACCGAAGGCGCGGTGCAGCCGCCGCGCCAGTTCGCTCTTGGCCGTGCCCGGCGGGCCGATCAGCAGCACGTGTTCGCCGGCGAGCGCGGCGAGCAGCGCCAGCCGCACCGCGGTATCGCGTTCGAGCAGGCCCAGTTCGAGCTGTGCGACCAGCGCGCGCCAGCGCGCGCGGTCGGTGAGGGCGGCATTCATGCGCGCATTCTGGCGCGATTCACGCCGCCCCCGACTTGATGCAGCTTCAGGGCATCACTTGTAGAGCACCTGCGGCAGCCACAAGCCGATGGCCGGGAACATGTACAGCAGGAAGATCGCCAGCACCTGGATGCCCATGAACGGCAGCATCCCCGCGAAGATCTGGTTCAGCGTCACGTGCGGCGGGCTCACGCCCTTCAGGTAGAACGCGGCCATCGCCACCGGCGGGCTGAGGAACGCGGTCTGCAGGTTCAGCGCGACGAGCAGGCCGAAGAACAGCGGATCGACACCGAAGTTGTCGAGCAGCGGGATGAAGATCGGCATGAAGATGACGATGATCTCCGTCCACTCCAGCGGCCAGCCGAGCACGAAGATGATCGCCTGGCTGAGCAGCAGGAACTGCGTCTTCGACAGGTTCATCGACATGACCCAGCGCTCGACCAGTTCCTGACCGCCCAGCAGCGCGAAGGCGGCAGAGAAGATCGCGCTGCCGACGAACAGCCAGCAGACCATCGCGCTGGTCTTGGCGGTGAGGAACACCGACTCCTTCACCATGGTCAGGTTCAGCTGCCGGTAGGCCGCCGCGAGGATGAAGCCGCCGAAGGCCCCCACCGCCGCTGCCTCGGTGGGCGTGGCCAGGCCGAAGACGATGGAGCCGAGCACCGCGAGGATCAGGATCACCAGCGGAAAGAAGCTCGCCAGCAGCATCTTGAAGACCTCCAGGCGCTGGAAGCTCAGCATCGCGTAGAGGCCGAACAACGCGATCGCGCCCACGCCCAGCCCGATCCAGAAGCCACGACTCGCGCTGCGACGTTCGGGTGCGGCTTGCGGTGCGGCATTGGCGTTGCTGCCTGTCGTGGCACTCGGCGGCTCCTTCACGCCGCCGGCGGCGCCGGGAGGCTCCTGCACGCCAGACCCGGGTGGCTCCTTGAGTCCGCCGCTGGCACCCGCAGGCTCCTGAACGCCACCGGCTGCCGGCGGCTCCTTCAAGCCGCCGCTGGCGGCGGGAGGTTCCTGCAGCCCGCCGGCGCTCGGCGGCTCCTGCAAGCCACCCGAAGAGCCCGGAGGCTCCTGCACGCCGCCACTGGCGCCGCGCCCTTCGCGCAGGCTGCCTGCGGGCTCGGCCAGGCCGCCGGACTGCATCGCCGCCACCGGGTCGAGCGGTTCGGTGGCGGAGCGGTACGACAGCCCGGCCACCAGCACGAACACGATCGCCGGCAACAGCGTGATGCCGAGCTGCTTGAGGATGTAGTCGGCCGGCACGCCGGCGTTGCGCGAGCCCTTCAGGGCTGTCAGCAGCGCCGGCAGCGCGCGGTTGGACACGGCGTCCGAGATGCGTTGCGTCATCGGCGGCAACGGGACGAAGCGCGCCTCTGCGGAGAGCGGCGGCGCCATCTCCGGCTTCAGCTTGGCCAGGATGATCACGTAGACGATGTACAGGCCGGCCAGCATGATGCCGGGGAAGAACGCGCCGGCATACAGCTGCACCACCGACACGCCGGCCGTGGCGCCGTAGACGATCAGCAGCACCGAGGGCGGGATCAGGATGCCCAGGCATCCGCCCGCGGTGATGGCGCCGGCCGACAGGCGTACGTCGTAGCCGCCCTTGAGCATCTGCGGAAAAGCCAGCAGGCCCATCAGCGTGACCACGGCGCCGACGATGCCGGTGGCCGTGGCGAACACCGCGCAGGTGAACAGCGTGGCCACCGCCAGCGAGCCCGGCACGCGGGCCAGCGCGAGGTGCAGCGACTTGAACAGCTTCTCGATCAGGTTGGCGCGTTCGACGAGGTAGCCCATGAACACGAACAGCGGGATCGAGATGAGCACGTCGTTGCTCATCACCTTGAAGGCCGACTGCACCATCAGGTCCAGTGTCTTCGTCGTGTCTTCCTCGTAGGCGAGCCAGGTGAACACCATGCCCATGCCCATCAGCGTGAACGCGGTGGGAAAGCCCAGCATGATCGCCACGACGACCAGCGCCAGCATCATCAGGCCGAGGTGGCCGTTGGTGATGGTCGGCGCCGAGACCAGCATCACCAGCGTGCCGGCGACGATCAGCCCCATGATGATGAAGCCGAACCAGAGTTCCCTGCGGATCTTCACGACTTGCCCCCCTGCACGTAGTTCGCGGGAGCAACGTACTTGTCGAGCGCGGCGATGTCTTCGTCCTTCACGTGGACCATCTCCTTGAGCTTGTCGACGTCGACTTCCTCGACATCGTGTTCGCGCGACGGCCATTCGCCGTCACGCAGGCAGGTGATGCAGCGCACGATCTCCACGATGCCCTGCAGCAGCAGCATGCCGCCGGCGACCGGGATGACGAACTTGAAGGGGTACAGCGGCAGCGCCGTGGCCGAGAAGGTCTGCTCCCGGATCGCCAGCGCCTCGTTGGCGTAGCCCCAGCCGGCGTAGGTGAGCGCGACGATGCCCGGCAGGAAGAAGATCACGTACAGGATCAGGTCGATGGTGGCTTGCGTGCGCGGCCGGAAGAAGCCGTAGAGCACGTCGCCGCGCACATGGCCGTTCTTGCTCAGCGTGTAGGCGCCGGCCATCATGAACAGCGTGCCGTACAGCATGATCTGCACGTTCAGGTTCCAGTCGTGCGGGTTGTTCAGCACGTAGCGCGAGAACACCTCGTAGGTGATCAGGAACGTGAGCACGACGATGAACCAGGCGAACAGCTGGCCGAGCCAGGTGGAGAGGCGGTCGACCGCCAACAGCAGTTTCTGCATTGAGTTTCCTCGCGAGGGCAGCACAAAGTAAAAGGGCTGCCGGCCGATGGTGCCGGCCGGCAGCCCGTGCGGCCCGGGTCGCGCTTACTTCTTGCCGAAGTAGTGGTTGTAGGCCATCGTGAAGTCGACCATGTAGTCGTTCTGCCAGGCGCCGGCGCGCTGCGCGAAGGCCTTCTGGCTCTCCAGGATCTTCTTGAACATCGCGTTCTCTTCGCTCTTCTTGGCGATGATCTTGTCCCACGACGCGAGCTGCGCGCGCAGGATGGCGTCGGGCGTCTTGTAGAAGTTGACGCCGGCCTTCTTCAGCTCGATGTAGTCCTGCGAGTTGCGCTGGATCGCCTTCCAGCTCATGTCGGCGCTGGCGGCCTGCACGGCGTAGTCGATGATCGACTTGAGCTCGGCGGGCAGGGCGTTGAACTTGCCCTTGTTGAACAGGATCTCGAACTGCTCGCCCGACTGGTGGAAGCTCTGCAGCATGCAGTTCTTGCTGACGTCGGGGAAGCCGAGCAGGCGGTCCGAGCTGGCGTTATTGAACTCGGCGCCGTCGATCAGGCCGCGGTCCAGGGCCGGCACGATCTCGCCGCCGGGCAGCGGGTTCACCGCGGCGCCCATGTCGGTGTACATGTCGACCGCCAGGCCGACGGTGCGGAACTTGATGCCCTTGATGTCTTCGACGCGGGCCACCGGCTTCTTGAACCAGCCGAACGGCTGCGTCGGCATCGGGCCGTACAGGTAGGACACGACGTCGAGGTTCAGCGTCTTGTAGATCTCGTCGAGCAGCGCCTTGCCGCCGCCGTAGTTGTGCCAGGCCAGCACCATGTTCGGGTCCATGCCGAAGGCCGGGCCGGAGCCCCACAGCGCCAGCGCCGAATTCTTGCCGTAGTGGTAGGCCACCACGCCGTGGCCGCCGTCCAGCGTGCCCTTGGAAACGCCTTCGAGCAGTTGGAACGCGGGCACCACGGCACCGGCCGGCAGCACCTCGATCTTCAGGCGGCCACCCGCCATGTCGTTGACTTTCTTCGCGAAGTCGGTGGCGTACTCGTGGAAGATGTCCTTCGAGGGCCAGGTGCTCTGGAAGCGCAGCGAGGTGGTCTGGGCATTCGAGACCATCGGCGCGGCCATCGCGCCGGCGGCCACGGTGCTGGTGGCGGCGGTCTTCAGGAAGCGGCGGCGCGGGGCGGGCGAGGGCTTGCTCATCGGGGAGTCTCCGGTAGGGCGTTACGACAACGTGGATTGCTCGCGTGCCACCCTGTACCGGGCGATTGACGCGGACCCCCTAATGTCTCTATGCCGCCCATTTGCGAGCAAGTGGGTAAAACCCTCCGACACTTTGTCGCACTGCACCATGGCGCGTCGGCGCGCCCAGGCGAGGATGCCGATTGCGGCGGTGCGGTCGATTCAGTTTCGACCTGCGCGCAAAGATCGTTCGCGCGGAGTCAGGCCCAGCCGGCGTCGACGATGAATTCCTGGGCCGTCACCATCCGCGCCGTGTCGGCAGCCAGGAACAGCACCATGTGGGCGATATCCATGCCGACGATGCGCCCGGGGATGCAGTGCTGCTTGTCCATCTCGGCCTCGCCGGCGGCGTCGACCCACAGCGAGACCTGCCGCTCGGTCATGGTCCAGCCCGGCACCACGCAGTTCACGCGGATGCCGTCGCGGCCGAGGTCGCGCGCCAGGCAGCGCGTGAAGCCCTGCATCGCCGACTTGGCAGTCGCGTAGACGCTCAGGTTCGGCGTCTTGTTCTTCCAGCTGCCCGAGCCGATGTTGACGATGCTGCCGCCGCCCTTGCCGCGCATCGAGGCCAGCACCGCCTGCGTCGCGAAGAAATGCGGCCGCAGGTTGATGGCGATGCGCTCGTCGAAGTATTCCGGTGTGATCTCGTCGATGCTGTGGCGCTGGTCGTTGGCGACGTTGTTGACGAGCACGTCGACGCCGCCGGTGCGCACGGCCAGGCGTTCGATCGCCGCTTTCAGCGCCGGCACGTCGGTCACGTCGACGGCCTCGAAGAAGGTGTCCGGCAGGCTTGCAGCGAGCGCGCGGCCGGCGGCCTCGTCGCGGTCGACGAAGCCGACCTGGCAGCCCTGCTGCGCGAAGGCGCGCACGATGTCGGCGCCGATGCCGCCGGCGCCGCCGGTGACGATCACGCCCTGGCCGGCCAGGCTGTTGAAGCGCACGCCGGCGTATTCGATGTGGGGAACGGTGGCCATGGAATCCTCAACCCTTGGTCGCGCCGAACGTCAGCCCGGCGATGAAATGCTTCTGCATCGCGAAGAACAGCAGCACCGCGGGCAGCGCCGCGACGATGGCGCCGGCCGAGACCAGGTTCCAGCGTGCCACCCAGGTGCCCTTCAACTGTGCCACGCCCACCGTGATGGGCCGGGCCTCGTCGCCCTGGGCCAGCGTCAGGGCCCAGAAGTAGTCGTTCCACACGAAGGTGAAGACGAGCACGGCGAGTGCCGCCAGCGCCGGGCGGATCAGCGGCAGCACCACCTTGTGGAAGATCGTCCACTCGCTCGCGCCCTCGACCCGCGCCGCCTCGATCAGCTCGTAGGGCAGCTGCTTGATGAAGTTGCGCAGGAACAGCGTGCAGAAGCCGGTCTGGAAGGCCATGTGGAACAGGACCACGCCGGTGACCGTGTCGAGCAGCCCGAGGTCCAGCGTGAGCGATCGCACCGGGATCATCAGGATCTGGAAGGGGATGAAGTTGCCGGCGATGAAGATCG
Proteins encoded in this window:
- a CDS encoding TRAP transporter substrate-binding protein, which codes for MSKPSPAPRRRFLKTAATSTVAAGAMAAPMVSNAQTTSLRFQSTWPSKDIFHEYATDFAKKVNDMAGGRLKIEVLPAGAVVPAFQLLEGVSKGTLDGGHGVVAYHYGKNSALALWGSGPAFGMDPNMVLAWHNYGGGKALLDEIYKTLNLDVVSYLYGPMPTQPFGWFKKPVARVEDIKGIKFRTVGLAVDMYTDMGAAVNPLPGGEIVPALDRGLIDGAEFNNASSDRLLGFPDVSKNCMLQSFHQSGEQFEILFNKGKFNALPAELKSIIDYAVQAASADMSWKAIQRNSQDYIELKKAGVNFYKTPDAILRAQLASWDKIIAKKSEENAMFKKILESQKAFAQRAGAWQNDYMVDFTMAYNHYFGKK
- a CDS encoding carbohydrate ABC transporter permease, coding for MFPTPIAKWRPLNRNLYRIAVPVVLILWLLPLIAVLVTSMRSADEIMAGNYWGWPRDFSMWANYKEVLTGSPMLKYFWNSCRITIPAVLLALVLASMAGFALATYDFKGNTLLFAIFIAGNFIPFQILMIPVRSLTLDLGLLDTVTGVVLFHMAFQTGFCTLFLRNFIKQLPYELIEAARVEGASEWTIFHKVVLPLIRPALAALAVLVFTFVWNDYFWALTLAQGDEARPITVGVAQLKGTWVARWNLVSAGAIVAALPAVLLFFAMQKHFIAGLTFGATKG
- a CDS encoding AAA family ATPase — encoded protein: MNAALTDRARWRALVAQLELGLLERDTAVRLALLAALAGEHVLLIGPPGTAKSELARRLHRAFGGARYFERLLTRFSTPEELFGPLSLKALEHDRYERLVDGYLPTASIAFLDEVFKANSAILNALLTLLNEREFDNGSARVRTPLICVVGATNEVPAEEALMAFHDRFLVRVPVAGVSDAAFAALLTLQPGAPAAAVPVSNDELRDALVQREQVELPAGVLEALGALRGFAASQGITVSDRRWRQLVALLRSAAHTEGRAAVDTLDLWLVPYVVAAQPAQVPALHEWFIAEVAQATVHEAPWLTRAVEAFEKQLEIELSMPADGADDSAGKLALARAIGGAGETGMLRMVTTSLEDAMRRRWSPVHVAARLAQVDEVTARAAEPLPALRAALAELERALEGRVWLPPSLAATLTGNRRRTIAILDSLLARLAHAREGFAALPIDEALPQQAPEPIAIGA
- a CDS encoding TRAP transporter small permease subunit, with protein sequence MQKLLLAVDRLSTWLGQLFAWFIVVLTFLITYEVFSRYVLNNPHDWNLNVQIMLYGTLFMMAGAYTLSKNGHVRGDVLYGFFRPRTQATIDLILYVIFFLPGIVALTYAGWGYANEALAIREQTFSATALPLYPFKFVIPVAGGMLLLQGIVEIVRCITCLRDGEWPSREHDVEEVDVDKLKEMVHVKDEDIAALDKYVAPANYVQGGKS
- a CDS encoding SDR family NAD(P)-dependent oxidoreductase; translation: MATVPHIEYAGVRFNSLAGQGVIVTGGAGGIGADIVRAFAQQGCQVGFVDRDEAAGRALAASLPDTFFEAVDVTDVPALKAAIERLAVRTGGVDVLVNNVANDQRHSIDEITPEYFDERIAINLRPHFFATQAVLASMRGKGGGSIVNIGSGSWKNKTPNLSVYATAKSAMQGFTRCLARDLGRDGIRVNCVVPGWTMTERQVSLWVDAAGEAEMDKQHCIPGRIVGMDIAHMVLFLAADTARMVTAQEFIVDAGWA
- a CDS encoding TRAP transporter large permease subunit, whose amino-acid sequence is MKIRRELWFGFIIMGLIVAGTLVMLVSAPTITNGHLGLMMLALVVVAIMLGFPTAFTLMGMGMVFTWLAYEEDTTKTLDLMVQSAFKVMSNDVLISIPLFVFMGYLVERANLIEKLFKSLHLALARVPGSLAVATLFTCAVFATATGIVGAVVTLMGLLAFPQMLKGGYDVRLSAGAITAGGCLGILIPPSVLLIVYGATAGVSVVQLYAGAFFPGIMLAGLYIVYVIILAKLKPEMAPPLSAEARFVPLPPMTQRISDAVSNRALPALLTALKGSRNAGVPADYILKQLGITLLPAIVFVLVAGLSYRSATEPLDPVAAMQSGGLAEPAGSLREGRGASGGVQEPPGSSGGLQEPPSAGGLQEPPAASGGLKEPPAAGGVQEPAGASGGLKEPPGSGVQEPPGAAGGVKEPPSATTGSNANAAPQAAPERRSASRGFWIGLGVGAIALFGLYAMLSFQRLEVFKMLLASFFPLVILILAVLGSIVFGLATPTEAAAVGAFGGFILAAAYRQLNLTMVKESVFLTAKTSAMVCWLFVGSAIFSAAFALLGGQELVERWVMSMNLSKTQFLLLSQAIIFVLGWPLEWTEIIVIFMPIFIPLLDNFGVDPLFFGLLVALNLQTAFLSPPVAMAAFYLKGVSPPHVTLNQIFAGMLPFMGIQVLAIFLLYMFPAIGLWLPQVLYK